Proteins encoded together in one Yersinia mollaretii ATCC 43969 window:
- a CDS encoding sensor histidine kinase produces the protein MGVSQVELIFSLLQQMCVYLVIAYLLSKTPLFIPLMQVTIRLPHKLVCYLTFSMFCIMGTYFGLHIEDSIANTRAIGAVLGGVLGGPSVGFLVGLTGGLHRYSMGGMTASACMLSTVAEGLLGGFLHSYLIRKNRLDLLFQPLVVAGVTLVAEVLQMLIILAVARPFNEAVELVENIALPMMITNTIGAAMFMRILLDRRAIFEKYTTAFSAKALQIAARAEGLLRHGFDQKNSMRVARILYEELGVGAVAITDREKLLAFIGTGSDHHRVGSAITSDHTHRAIELNQVVYADGNAVAYTCSISPTCKLGSTLVIPLRGEEHRVIGSIKLYEPKSKLFSSINRTLGEGIAHLLSAQILAGEFEQQKQLLAQSEIKLLHAQVNPHFLFNALNTLSVVIRRNPDHARKLVLSLSTFFRKNLKRSHDVVTLSDEIEHVKAYLEIEKARFADRLSVEISLSDELMDARLPAFSLQPVVENAIKHGTSQMFSHGRITLHGKLDDNVLILAVEDNAGLYQPRPNGDGLGMNLVDRRIKVRYGNEYGVTVISEAEKFTRIIIKLPFITASE, from the coding sequence ATGGGCGTCAGCCAGGTCGAACTGATTTTTTCCCTTCTGCAACAGATGTGTGTCTATCTGGTCATTGCCTATCTGTTGAGTAAAACGCCGCTGTTTATCCCGTTGATGCAGGTGACCATTCGCTTGCCCCATAAGCTGGTGTGCTACCTCACCTTCTCCATGTTCTGCATCATGGGCACCTATTTTGGCTTGCATATTGAGGACTCTATCGCCAATACCCGCGCTATTGGTGCAGTATTGGGCGGCGTGCTGGGAGGGCCATCGGTCGGGTTTCTGGTGGGGCTGACCGGCGGGTTACACCGCTACTCTATGGGTGGAATGACTGCCAGCGCCTGTATGTTATCGACCGTCGCCGAGGGGTTACTGGGTGGCTTCCTCCACAGCTATCTGATTCGAAAAAACCGCCTTGATCTACTGTTCCAACCGCTGGTGGTTGCCGGGGTGACACTGGTCGCGGAAGTGTTGCAAATGCTGATTATTCTGGCGGTTGCCCGCCCCTTCAACGAGGCGGTCGAACTAGTCGAGAACATTGCTCTGCCGATGATGATCACCAACACCATTGGGGCCGCCATGTTTATGCGCATCTTATTGGACAGGCGAGCTATTTTCGAAAAGTACACCACGGCATTCTCGGCCAAAGCCCTGCAAATTGCCGCCCGTGCGGAGGGGTTGCTACGTCATGGTTTTGACCAGAAGAACAGTATGCGGGTGGCACGTATTCTGTATGAGGAGCTGGGTGTGGGGGCCGTCGCCATCACTGACCGCGAGAAGTTGCTGGCCTTTATCGGCACCGGTTCTGACCACCATCGGGTGGGGAGTGCGATTACCTCAGACCACACCCACCGCGCGATTGAGCTAAATCAGGTGGTCTATGCCGATGGTAACGCCGTGGCGTATACCTGCTCTATTTCGCCGACCTGTAAGCTTGGCTCCACACTGGTGATTCCCCTACGTGGCGAAGAGCATCGGGTGATTGGCAGCATCAAGTTGTATGAGCCGAAAAGTAAATTATTCTCCAGTATTAACCGCACCTTAGGCGAAGGTATTGCTCACCTGTTATCCGCGCAGATTCTGGCCGGTGAATTTGAACAACAGAAGCAACTGCTCGCGCAATCTGAAATAAAATTGCTCCACGCGCAGGTCAATCCCCATTTTCTCTTTAATGCACTCAATACCTTGTCGGTGGTGATTCGCCGTAATCCCGATCATGCCCGCAAATTAGTGCTCTCTCTGTCGACATTTTTCCGCAAAAACCTCAAACGCAGCCACGATGTGGTGACGCTGAGTGATGAAATTGAGCATGTTAAGGCCTATTTGGAAATAGAAAAGGCGCGCTTTGCAGATCGCCTGAGTGTCGAAATCTCATTATCGGATGAACTGATGGATGCCCGACTACCCGCATTTTCCCTGCAACCGGTGGTCGAAAACGCCATTAAGCACGGTACATCACAGATGTTCAGCCATGGGCGAATTACCTTGCACGGCAAATTGGATGACAATGTGCTTATACTGGCAGTGGAAGATAATGCCGGGTTATACCAACCGCGCCCCAATGGCGATGGTTTGGGGATGAATCTGGTCGATCGGCGAATTAAAGTCCGCTACGGCAACGAATATGGTGTCACCGTCATCAGCGAGGCAGAGAAGTTCACTCGGATTATTATTAAATTACCGTTTATTACGGCGAGTGAATAA